A single genomic interval of Lentimicrobium saccharophilum harbors:
- a CDS encoding glutamine--tRNA ligase/YqeY domain fusion protein, whose protein sequence is MSESKTVMENTGENKTPANFIHAMIEEDIRNGKNGGRVHTRFPPEPNGYLHIGHAKSICLNFGTALKYNGKCNLRFDDTNPVKEDVEYVDSIRYDVHWLGFDWEGREFYASDYFPKLYEFAEKLILKGKAYVCDLTAEQIAEQKGTPTRPGQESPYRNRTADENLDLFRRMKAGEFPDGSRVLRAKIDMASPNMHMRDPILYRIIHTEHHRTGNQWCIYPMYDFAHGQSDSIEGITHSICTLEFEVHRPLYDWCLRELEIFAPQQIEFARLNMTYTVMSKRKLLELVKNNFVSGWDDPRMPTISGLRRRGYTPESIRNFSDLVGVAKRENVIDVGLLEFCVREDLNKKAQRVMGVLNPVKLIIDNYPEELTEEMPAVNNPENPEAGTRKVPFTRELYIEREDFMEDPPSKFFRLAPGREVRLKYAYIIKCESVVKDPVSGEITEIHCTYDPETLSGRPESNRKVKGTLHWVSAAHAVEAEIRLYDRLFMSEDPEDVPEGEDYKKNLNPDSLKVIRGYVEPFATGTKPLDKFQFERLGYFCTDSDTTAAKPVFNRTVALKDSWAKAKS, encoded by the coding sequence TTTATCCATGCGATGATTGAAGAAGATATCCGCAACGGCAAGAACGGCGGGCGTGTACACACTCGTTTCCCACCGGAGCCCAACGGATACCTGCACATCGGACATGCCAAGTCGATCTGCCTGAATTTCGGAACAGCCCTGAAATACAACGGAAAATGCAACCTCCGCTTCGACGATACCAACCCGGTAAAGGAAGATGTTGAATATGTGGATTCCATTCGTTACGATGTGCACTGGCTGGGTTTCGACTGGGAGGGACGTGAGTTTTACGCCTCCGATTATTTCCCGAAGCTGTATGAATTTGCCGAGAAGCTGATTCTGAAAGGGAAGGCTTACGTATGCGACCTGACGGCAGAGCAGATTGCCGAACAAAAAGGAACGCCTACCCGTCCGGGTCAGGAAAGTCCCTACCGCAACCGCACGGCAGATGAAAATCTGGATCTTTTCCGGAGGATGAAAGCCGGTGAATTTCCCGACGGCAGCCGGGTACTGCGGGCCAAAATCGATATGGCTTCGCCCAATATGCACATGCGCGATCCCATCCTCTACCGCATCATCCACACCGAGCATCACCGCACCGGAAACCAGTGGTGCATCTATCCTATGTACGACTTTGCCCATGGGCAAAGCGACAGCATCGAAGGTATCACACACAGCATCTGCACCCTTGAGTTTGAAGTTCACCGTCCGCTGTACGACTGGTGTTTACGCGAGCTGGAGATTTTCGCCCCTCAACAGATCGAGTTTGCCCGCCTCAACATGACCTACACGGTGATGAGCAAGCGCAAGCTGCTCGAGCTGGTAAAAAACAATTTTGTAAGCGGCTGGGACGACCCGCGCATGCCGACCATTTCGGGGCTTCGCCGCAGGGGATATACACCTGAATCCATCCGCAATTTCTCCGATCTGGTGGGTGTTGCCAAGCGCGAAAATGTGATCGACGTGGGGCTGCTGGAATTCTGTGTGAGGGAAGACCTGAACAAGAAGGCCCAGCGGGTGATGGGGGTGCTCAATCCCGTGAAGCTGATCATCGACAACTATCCGGAAGAGCTCACCGAAGAGATGCCGGCCGTAAACAATCCGGAAAATCCGGAAGCAGGCACCCGTAAGGTACCTTTTACCAGGGAGCTGTACATCGAACGCGAAGATTTCATGGAAGATCCGCCTTCAAAATTTTTCCGGCTGGCTCCCGGGCGCGAAGTCAGGCTGAAATATGCCTACATCATCAAATGCGAATCGGTGGTTAAGGATCCGGTAAGCGGAGAAATAACGGAGATACACTGCACCTACGATCCCGAGACCCTGAGCGGAAGGCCCGAAAGCAACCGCAAGGTAAAGGGAACCCTGCACTGGGTTTCCGCCGCGCACGCCGTTGAAGCGGAAATCCGGCTTTACGACCGTTTGTTTATGTCGGAAGATCCGGAAGATGTACCGGAAGGGGAGGACTACAAGAAAAACCTGAATCCGGATTCCCTGAAAGTGATCAGGGGCTATGTTGAACCCTTCGCTACAGGCACGAAACCTTTGGATAAATTCCAGTTTGAACGACTGGGTTACTTCTGCACCGACAGCGATACAACGGCTGCGAAACCCGTTTTCAACCGCACCGTAGCGTTAAAAGATTCGTGGGCAAAAGCGAAAAGTTAA
- a CDS encoding DUF2891 domain-containing protein has product MKTKLLTNTSSAMRYLFILYLLVSTLFVNSQDLLTEDKAARYAGMALKCIHQEYPNKPGEVLGSDRDVKPVREYRPAFYGCFDWHSAVHGHWMLVKLLKKFPDSPDAAQIKEALSKNLRPENIAVEVQFFLDSNNRTFERPYGWAWLLKLAEELHTWDHPLAREWESVLQPLTDLIVSNYQDFLPKLVYPVRVGEHSNTAFGMAFALDYARTTQNKALEATIVTRARDFYLSDENCPISWEPSGFDFFSPCFTEAELMARVLPETEFSSWIHQFLPTRPDGGLAFLDEPARVGDRSDGKLVHLDGLNFSRAWAYAMIASKLEPGSREAFQQAAMHHIRHSLSAISDGNYAGEHWLATFAVYALYEMERLTE; this is encoded by the coding sequence ATGAAAACAAAGCTTCTTACAAACACCTCTTCCGCTATGCGTTATCTTTTTATCCTGTATTTATTAGTCAGTACATTGTTTGTTAATTCCCAGGATCTGTTAACGGAAGATAAAGCAGCGCGTTATGCGGGCATGGCCCTGAAATGCATTCATCAGGAATATCCGAACAAGCCCGGGGAAGTGCTGGGCAGCGACAGGGATGTGAAGCCGGTAAGGGAGTACCGGCCGGCGTTTTACGGTTGTTTCGACTGGCACTCTGCGGTGCATGGCCACTGGATGCTGGTGAAACTGCTGAAAAAGTTTCCGGATTCCCCGGATGCCGCACAAATAAAAGAAGCCCTTTCGAAGAACCTCAGACCGGAAAACATCGCGGTGGAGGTGCAATTTTTTCTTGACTCCAACAACCGCACATTTGAGCGGCCTTACGGATGGGCCTGGCTGCTGAAACTGGCGGAAGAGCTTCACACCTGGGATCATCCGCTGGCAAGGGAATGGGAATCGGTCCTTCAGCCGCTCACAGACCTCATTGTAAGCAATTATCAGGATTTTCTGCCAAAGCTGGTTTATCCCGTCAGGGTAGGGGAGCACTCCAACACGGCATTCGGCATGGCTTTCGCCCTGGATTATGCCCGTACAACGCAAAATAAGGCCCTCGAAGCAACGATCGTCACCCGGGCAAGGGATTTTTACCTGAGCGATGAAAACTGCCCCATATCGTGGGAACCTTCGGGATTTGACTTTTTCTCCCCCTGCTTCACCGAAGCGGAACTGATGGCAAGGGTGCTTCCGGAAACTGAATTCAGCTCGTGGATACATCAGTTTTTGCCTACCCGTCCGGACGGAGGCCTGGCATTTCTTGACGAACCGGCCAGGGTAGGCGACCGCTCCGACGGTAAACTGGTTCATCTCGACGGGCTCAATTTTTCGCGGGCCTGGGCCTATGCCATGATTGCATCAAAACTGGAACCCGGAAGCCGGGAGGCATTCCAACAAGCGGCAATGCATCACATCCGTCATTCCCTGAGCGCCATCAGCGATGGAAACTATGCCGGGGAACACTGGCTGGCCACGTTTGCCGTGTATGCGCTGTATGAAATGGAACGGTTGACCGAATGA
- a CDS encoding MBOAT family O-acyltransferase: MNRLKEIFAFSDEFPLIFTQADFWIFFTALYLIFSLIYKRIKLRNTYLLLVSLFFYYKTSGLFVGLLVFTTISNFYLGAGIFGLRVKALKLTLLSLSVALNLFILSYFKYSYFIVDSLNYLFGTSYHVSHWLAEWGNSISNEGYFTVDKIILPIGISFYLFQTITYCVDIYRGKLKPLDSVADFGLFVTFFPQLVAGPIVRAGEFIPQISKPTVISAADFNSGTFLILKGLLKKMIFADYLAMHFMDKVFDAPAMFSGFTNIMALFGYSLQIYGDFSGYTDIAIGLALLMGFRLPVNFNSPYKAQNTSDFWRRWHISLSSFLRDYLYIPLGGNRNATIATVVISVLILAGSILAFKDKTAGIAISAAVMLFVSLALAFKGMRKHFVMNINIMLTMLIGGLWHGASWKFVIWGGLNGLGILTYKYWRRISPWEKSENRAAVVWKIMLTFTFITFTRLYFRGESMEHISAWYRQVADNMDWSSALQVLYQYRIVFVIMLLGYITHWLPVRTKESIENLWAKSPLVLKGIIAVITGIVCYQAYSASFQPFIYFQF, translated from the coding sequence ATGAATAGGCTGAAGGAAATATTTGCCTTTTCCGATGAGTTCCCACTCATCTTTACCCAGGCCGACTTCTGGATTTTCTTCACGGCATTATACCTTATTTTCTCGCTGATATACAAGCGCATAAAATTGCGCAATACTTACCTCCTGCTGGTTTCTTTGTTCTTCTACTACAAGACCAGCGGACTCTTTGTGGGGCTGCTTGTCTTTACCACCATCAGTAACTTTTACCTGGGTGCAGGCATCTTCGGCCTGCGTGTAAAAGCCCTGAAACTAACCCTGCTTTCGCTGAGTGTTGCACTTAATCTGTTTATCCTCAGCTATTTTAAATATTCCTATTTTATCGTCGACTCCCTTAATTATCTTTTCGGAACCAGTTACCATGTATCGCACTGGCTGGCGGAATGGGGCAACAGCATCAGCAATGAAGGGTATTTCACGGTCGATAAAATCATTCTTCCGATCGGGATCTCATTTTACCTTTTTCAAACGATAACTTATTGTGTCGACATATACCGTGGTAAGCTCAAACCCCTGGACTCGGTGGCTGATTTCGGGCTCTTTGTGACATTTTTTCCCCAATTGGTTGCAGGTCCCATTGTCCGGGCCGGTGAATTTATCCCGCAGATCAGCAAACCAACCGTTATTTCGGCTGCTGATTTTAATTCAGGAACCTTTTTGATCCTGAAAGGGCTGCTCAAAAAAATGATTTTTGCCGATTACCTGGCCATGCATTTCATGGACAAGGTGTTTGATGCTCCGGCCATGTTTTCGGGTTTTACCAACATAATGGCCCTTTTCGGATATTCCCTTCAGATTTACGGTGACTTTTCGGGTTATACCGATATTGCCATCGGCCTGGCGCTGCTGATGGGTTTCCGCCTGCCGGTTAACTTCAACTCTCCCTACAAGGCGCAGAATACCTCCGATTTCTGGAGGCGGTGGCATATCTCGCTTTCCTCTTTTCTCAGGGATTATCTGTACATCCCGCTGGGCGGCAACCGCAATGCAACTATTGCCACCGTAGTGATTTCGGTGCTGATCCTTGCCGGATCCATTCTGGCATTCAAGGATAAGACGGCGGGAATTGCGATCTCAGCCGCCGTGATGCTGTTCGTTTCACTGGCACTGGCTTTCAAGGGGATGCGAAAACATTTTGTGATGAATATCAACATCATGCTTACCATGCTGATCGGCGGATTATGGCACGGGGCTTCCTGGAAATTCGTGATCTGGGGCGGGCTGAACGGACTGGGAATCCTCACCTACAAGTACTGGCGGCGGATCAGTCCGTGGGAAAAGTCGGAAAACCGTGCGGCCGTAGTGTGGAAAATCATGCTGACCTTCACCTTCATCACCTTTACCCGCCTGTACTTCAGGGGCGAAAGCATGGAACACATTTCGGCCTGGTACCGTCAGGTTGCAGACAATATGGACTGGAGCAGCGCGTTGCAGGTTCTTTATCAGTACCGGATTGTTTTTGTCATCATGCTGCTCGGATACATCACCCACTGGCTGCCCGTAAGAACCAAAGAAAGCATTGAAAACCTCTGGGCAAAAAGCCCGCTGGTGCTTAAAGGCATTATTGCAGTAATCACCGGTATTGTTTGTTATCAGGCGTACTCTGCAAGCTTTCAGCCGTTTATCTATTTCCAGTTCTAA
- a CDS encoding GDSL-type esterase/lipase family protein, with protein sequence MKKPLILLLFITVCLHARAQHYILDSIRLCNSRIIHEEYNILAYADSSDSFRVFFSKLDSLFEGHEKNIQIFHIGGSHIQADIYSNRVREYLRNITPFSNGPRGLIFPYRLAGTNNPLNYSIAGNRNLWKGFRSSVNRDTAIWGLSGIAATLNAYEDTIRIKANHRERGKHPYTFNKIRLFAVADSSGYSISSADTALLFTGISFDPAKGYCEISFPDTISEAGLVISKNDTSERAFFSITGVELLNDFPGVTFNSIGVNGASFKSFNRCTLFYEQLKLYKPDLFIISIGTNDAGAKDFDPEKYRNYYDSLIIAIKSVSPGCAILLTVPNDSYYRKKYPNKNTGLQQSVIHELARKHGQAVWDFYAIMGGLGSSQQWYKRKLMVYDRVHFTKTGYSVKGDLLISALISQWEKTTGREPASLLQLIKNIHE encoded by the coding sequence ATGAAAAAACCATTGATACTACTGCTGTTTATTACCGTTTGCCTTCACGCCCGGGCACAGCATTACATACTCGACAGCATCCGGCTGTGCAACAGTAGGATTATTCATGAAGAGTATAATATACTGGCCTATGCCGACTCATCAGATAGTTTCCGGGTTTTCTTCAGTAAGCTTGACAGCCTTTTTGAAGGGCATGAGAAAAACATACAGATTTTTCATATAGGCGGATCGCATATTCAGGCCGATATTTATTCAAACAGGGTCAGGGAATACCTGAGAAATATCACCCCATTTAGCAATGGCCCGAGAGGCCTGATTTTCCCCTACCGCCTTGCCGGGACAAACAATCCGCTCAATTACAGCATAGCAGGGAACCGCAATCTGTGGAAAGGATTCCGTTCATCGGTCAACCGGGATACGGCAATCTGGGGGTTGAGCGGCATTGCTGCAACCCTGAATGCGTATGAAGATACCATCCGGATAAAGGCCAATCACAGGGAAAGGGGGAAACATCCTTACACATTCAATAAAATCAGGCTTTTTGCTGTTGCGGATTCCTCGGGATACAGCATTTCTTCCGCCGATACGGCTCTGTTATTCACCGGAATTTCGTTTGACCCTGCAAAAGGATATTGCGAGATATCGTTTCCCGATACCATTTCAGAAGCCGGACTGGTAATCAGTAAAAATGACACGAGCGAAAGGGCTTTTTTCAGCATCACGGGCGTGGAATTGCTGAACGATTTTCCCGGAGTCACCTTCAATTCAATTGGTGTTAACGGAGCCAGTTTTAAAAGTTTTAACCGGTGTACCCTGTTTTATGAACAACTGAAACTGTATAAGCCAGATCTGTTCATTATATCCATTGGCACAAACGATGCGGGAGCTAAAGATTTTGATCCGGAGAAATACAGGAATTACTACGATTCCCTGATTATAGCAATTAAATCGGTAAGCCCCGGTTGTGCCATACTGCTTACCGTTCCCAACGATTCCTATTACCGGAAAAAGTATCCGAACAAAAATACGGGCCTGCAGCAATCCGTCATTCATGAACTAGCCCGGAAACACGGGCAGGCAGTCTGGGACTTCTATGCCATAATGGGTGGACTGGGCTCATCACAGCAATGGTATAAACGTAAACTGATGGTGTACGACAGGGTTCATTTTACAAAAACCGGATACAGTGTCAAAGGCGATTTGCTCATTTCAGCGCTGATCTCGCAATGGGAAAAGACAACGGGACGGGAACCCGCATCCCTCCTTCAACTGATCAAAAACATCCATGAATAG
- a CDS encoding SGNH/GDSL hydrolase family protein: protein MKPWKIALFILMVMGGLLLATLFSRTVVLPGMRSEDGLTGGKILIKYPTLNTFLGNGAPAINTRVDSVITLAGKPDGELRTSPPDFSSIDTAGLERIAYPAGDPGFPVRLRVLFEGESCRILHYGDSQLEGDRISGYLRQRLQAIFGGSGPGFIPVKQVYEQMAAHVTVSDNWERLAAFDPTQEPVSDKNYGLYASLSRFTGRAAMTSDSSANAGATANSTFIRINPSFSSYPALRRFNTIGLHYGNANSPVKVVVRSGDSVVNETALIADGSYHCLEIRTGGTPEELVFVFEGGSSPDFYGLTLDGTKGISLDNIAMRGASGTVFSRLNPAGFKAMAGRLNPQILIFQYGGNTVPYMNDSAAIDDYTRYLAGNIRWVKRQIPDAMILFIGPGDMSTMVNGNMVTYPLLPYLDVKLREACSRNGWAYWSMFRAMGGENAMPAWVDQGLAATDYTHFSPKGSRLIAELFFTSLYLDLMR from the coding sequence ATGAAACCCTGGAAAATAGCGCTGTTTATTTTGATGGTGATGGGCGGACTTCTATTGGCTACGCTTTTCAGCCGTACGGTTGTCCTTCCCGGAATGCGCAGCGAAGACGGGTTGACCGGCGGAAAAATTCTGATCAAATATCCAACCCTTAACACCTTCCTTGGAAACGGTGCCCCTGCAATAAATACCAGGGTGGATTCCGTAATCACCCTTGCCGGGAAACCCGACGGGGAACTGCGTACTTCTCCTCCTGATTTTTCATCCATTGATACCGCCGGGCTTGAGCGGATTGCGTATCCCGCCGGAGATCCGGGATTCCCTGTTCGTCTCCGCGTTCTGTTTGAAGGCGAATCATGCAGGATTCTGCATTATGGCGATTCCCAGCTTGAAGGCGACCGCATATCTGGCTACCTCCGGCAGCGGTTGCAGGCCATTTTTGGTGGCAGCGGGCCGGGATTCATTCCTGTAAAACAGGTTTACGAACAAATGGCCGCCCACGTTACTGTGAGCGATAACTGGGAACGCCTGGCAGCATTTGACCCCACACAGGAGCCTGTGAGCGACAAAAACTACGGACTTTACGCTTCCCTTTCCCGTTTTACAGGGCGGGCAGCCATGACTTCAGATTCTTCAGCAAATGCTGGTGCAACTGCTAATTCCACTTTTATCCGTATAAACCCCTCCTTTAGCTCCTACCCTGCCCTGAGGAGATTCAATACAATTGGCCTTCATTACGGAAATGCGAATTCTCCTGTGAAAGTTGTAGTGCGTTCGGGCGACTCCGTTGTTAATGAAACTGCCCTGATCGCCGATGGGTCGTATCATTGCCTTGAAATCCGCACGGGCGGCACTCCGGAGGAGCTGGTGTTTGTTTTTGAAGGCGGGTCAAGCCCCGATTTTTATGGCCTGACCCTCGACGGAACAAAGGGCATCAGTCTGGATAACATTGCCATGCGCGGAGCCTCGGGCACCGTTTTCAGCAGGCTGAATCCTGCCGGATTCAAGGCGATGGCCGGAAGACTGAATCCTCAGATACTCATCTTCCAGTACGGAGGAAATACCGTCCCCTACATGAACGATTCAGCGGCCATCGATGATTATACCCGCTACCTTGCAGGAAACATCCGTTGGGTGAAAAGGCAGATTCCGGATGCAATGATTCTTTTTATCGGCCCTGGTGATATGAGTACCATGGTAAACGGAAATATGGTGACCTATCCCCTCCTGCCCTATCTGGATGTTAAACTCAGGGAGGCATGCAGCAGGAACGGATGGGCTTACTGGAGTATGTTCAGGGCCATGGGCGGGGAAAATGCCATGCCGGCCTGGGTTGATCAGGGACTTGCCGCGACGGATTACACCCACTTCTCTCCCAAAGGCTCCCGGCTGATCGCCGAACTCTTTTTTACTTCACTTTACCTCGACCTGATGCGATGA
- a CDS encoding prolyl-tRNA synthetase associated domain-containing protein — protein MNGDPLLYQKLVELGIPFEYHEHPPAPTIEIAVHYWKDIEETTHCKNIFFRNHKGNRHYLVIFDHRRSLAIHDLEKRLKQGKLSFASGERMQRYLGLNPGSVSPFGLIHDPSRHVYLFLDENLKNLPKISFHPNENTASLVIRFSDFLRFLDHCGNGYEFIELYPPEDAM, from the coding sequence GTGAACGGAGATCCGCTGCTTTATCAGAAACTGGTTGAACTGGGTATTCCCTTCGAATATCACGAACATCCCCCGGCACCTACCATTGAAATCGCGGTACATTACTGGAAGGACATAGAGGAAACCACCCACTGCAAGAATATTTTTTTCAGAAATCACAAAGGAAACCGGCACTACCTGGTTATTTTTGATCACCGCCGCTCACTGGCCATTCACGATCTGGAAAAGCGGCTGAAACAGGGCAAACTGAGTTTTGCCTCCGGGGAACGCATGCAACGTTACCTGGGGCTGAACCCCGGCTCGGTTTCTCCGTTTGGGCTCATCCACGATCCGTCGCGGCATGTGTATCTGTTTCTGGATGAAAACCTTAAAAATCTGCCGAAAATCAGTTTTCACCCGAATGAAAATACCGCTTCCCTGGTAATCCGGTTCAGCGATTTTCTGCGGTTCCTGGATCATTGCGGCAACGGATATGAATTTATTGAACTTTACCCGCCGGAGGATGCAATGTAA
- the gltX gene encoding glutamate--tRNA ligase codes for MKEVRVRFAPSPTGPLHIGGVRTALYNYLFARKYNGKFLLRIEDTDQTRYVPGAEDYIIESLKWCGITYDEGVGIDGPHAPYRQSERKELYRQYADQLVKEGHAYYAFDTPEALEEMRERLKARGVATPQYDAFTRLEMTNSLTLGEAECTSRIVSGEPYVIRILIPENEEILVNDLIRGEVSVHSSRLDDKVLFKSDGMPTYHLANIVDDHLMEISHVIRGEEWLPSAPLHVLLYKYLGWEPPQFAHLPLLLKPDGNGKLSKRDGDRLGFPVFPLRWTDPVSGEVSSGYRESGYLPQAFINMLALLGWNPGTEQEVFSMDELVELFSIERVGKSGSKFDPEKAKWFNHHYLSMLDIASVAVLLGDLLKEKGLSATEEYIQQVVALTKERAVLIPDLYEQSWFFFKEPDSYDDKVVQKFWKPETPALLGKIADLLKQTVDFSAESLETTIKSFIHDNGLGMGQVMNTLRLVLVGGSFGPGVAAIIALLGREETLKRISRAPEVIQ; via the coding sequence ATGAAAGAAGTAAGAGTAAGGTTTGCACCCAGCCCGACCGGTCCTTTGCACATCGGCGGCGTGCGCACAGCGTTGTATAACTATCTGTTTGCCAGGAAATATAATGGAAAGTTCCTGCTACGCATAGAGGATACCGATCAGACCCGCTATGTTCCGGGTGCGGAAGATTATATTATTGAATCCCTGAAATGGTGTGGGATTACCTATGATGAAGGGGTGGGAATCGACGGCCCTCATGCGCCCTATCGCCAGAGCGAACGCAAAGAATTATATCGTCAGTATGCCGATCAGCTGGTAAAGGAAGGTCACGCCTACTACGCTTTCGATACGCCCGAAGCCCTTGAGGAGATGCGCGAAAGGCTGAAAGCCCGGGGGGTGGCTACCCCGCAATACGATGCGTTTACCCGCCTCGAAATGACCAACTCACTTACCCTGGGTGAAGCAGAATGCACCTCGCGCATAGTTTCGGGCGAGCCTTACGTAATCCGGATTCTGATTCCGGAGAATGAAGAAATTCTTGTGAATGACCTAATCCGCGGCGAAGTGAGCGTGCATTCATCCCGCCTCGATGATAAGGTGCTGTTCAAATCGGACGGTATGCCCACTTATCACCTGGCCAATATCGTTGATGATCACCTGATGGAAATTTCCCATGTAATCAGGGGTGAAGAATGGCTGCCATCGGCTCCCCTGCATGTGCTTTTATATAAGTATCTTGGATGGGAACCCCCGCAGTTTGCGCACCTTCCGCTTCTGCTCAAACCCGATGGCAACGGTAAGCTGAGCAAACGCGATGGCGATCGCCTCGGCTTCCCGGTATTCCCGTTGCGGTGGACCGACCCCGTAAGCGGAGAAGTTTCGTCAGGATACCGTGAATCGGGCTACCTGCCGCAGGCCTTTATCAATATGCTTGCCCTGCTGGGATGGAATCCCGGAACCGAGCAGGAAGTGTTCAGCATGGATGAGCTGGTGGAACTTTTTTCCATCGAAAGGGTCGGAAAATCGGGATCCAAATTTGACCCCGAAAAGGCAAAATGGTTTAACCATCATTACCTTTCAATGCTTGACATTGCCAGTGTTGCAGTTCTGCTCGGAGATTTACTCAAAGAAAAAGGACTCAGCGCCACGGAGGAATACATTCAGCAGGTCGTCGCTCTTACCAAAGAAAGGGCCGTGCTGATCCCCGACCTGTATGAACAGTCGTGGTTCTTCTTTAAGGAACCGGATAGCTATGACGATAAAGTGGTTCAAAAATTCTGGAAACCCGAAACCCCTGCCCTGCTGGGGAAAATAGCAGACCTTCTGAAACAAACCGTTGATTTCTCAGCGGAAAGCCTGGAAACAACGATCAAAAGCTTTATTCATGATAACGGTCTCGGAATGGGGCAGGTGATGAATACCCTCCGTCTGGTGCTGGTTGGCGGGAGCTTCGGACCAGGAGTCGCAGCCATCATCGCCCTGCTGGGCAGGGAGGAAACCCTGAAACGGATTTCCAGAGCCCCGGAAGTTATTCAGTAG